In Platichthys flesus chromosome 21, fPlaFle2.1, whole genome shotgun sequence, the following are encoded in one genomic region:
- the LOC133932724 gene encoding zinc finger protein 2-like → MSAVELLRVSVHERISAAAEDFLLQVEEGRGKARVPELRAKLNERLMAAVEQILAGLEKTLLEYEGRVERAEQSEREICRQRRLLDAVMQPKVWLHRAVCPADIKQLMVIIEEVPPEEQKDNRADCGGPDPARNSDPGGRLQPGPEDETEDSSETEDSEDDWMETREPQTGLNTNIQQLMVNKEEVPPEEQHWSPLVDQEDPEPHHIQEEQEEPWTNQDGQQLQGLEEADIKFTLTPVAVKSEEDEEKLKSSKLHRSETKKNRADCGGPEPARNSGPDGRLQPGPEDKTEDSSETEESEDHWMETREPQTGLNTRNNKQPLSDIGCKTEKKSLCCSECGRRFNQRGHLNIHMRIHTGEKPFSCSECGKRFNHRGHLNIHMRSHTGEKTFSCHECGKRFNQKGVLNIHKRIHTGEKPFSCSECGKRFSRRDSLNIHMRNHTGEKPFSCSDCCKRFSQRCDLNTHMRSHTGEKPFRCSECDKGFSHRGNLNTHKRIHTREEPFC, encoded by the exons atgtccgccgtggagctgctgcgggtgtcggtacatgagcggatcagcgctgccgctgaagacttcctgctgcaggtggaggaaggaagaggaaaggcTCGAGTCCCGGAGCTGAGAGCGAAGCTCAACGAGCGGCTAATGGCGGCGGTGGAGCAGATCCTCGCGGGGCTTGAGAAAACCTTGTTAGAGTACGAGGGCCGAGTGGAGCGGGCAGAGCAGTCCGAGCGGGAGATCTGCCgtcagaggaggctgctcgatgcCGTGATGCAGCCCAAAGTctggctgcacagagcag tgtgtcctgcagacatCAAGCAACTGATGGTGATTATAGAAGAGGTTCCCCCTGAGGAGCAGAAAGATAACAGAgcggactgtggaggaccagaCCCAGCCAGGAACTCAGATCCTGGTGGACGTTTACAACCAGGTCCTGAGGACGAGactgaagactcttctgagactgaagacagtgaggatgattggatggagaccagggaacctcagaCTGGTTTGAATACAA ACATTCAGCaactgatggtgaataaagaagaggttccccctGAGGAGCAGCATTGGAGCccccttgtggaccaggaggaccctgAGCCCCACCACATtcaagaggaacaggaggagccgtggaccaatcaggatggacagcagcttcaaggactggaggaggctgatatcaagttcacattgactcctgtcgctgtgaagagtgaagaagatgaagagaaacttaaatCGTCAAAGCTTCATCGGAGTGAGACGAAGAAGAATAGAgcggactgtggaggaccagaaccagccaggaactcaggtcctgatggacgtttacaaccaggtcctgaggacaagactgaagactcttctgagactgaagagAGTGAGGATCattggatggagaccagggaacctcagactggtttgaatacaagaaataacaaacagcctctaagTGATATTGGatgtaagacagaaaaaaaatcgttatgttgctctgagtgtggtagaAGATTTAACCAAAGGGGCCATCTAAATAtccatatgaggattcatacaggagagaaaccgtttagttgctccgAGTGTGGTAAACGATTTAACCATAGGGGCCATCTAAATAtccatatgaggagtcatacaggagagaaaacgTTTAGTTGTCATGAGTGTGGTAAACGATTTAACCAAAAGGGTGTTCTAAATATACATAAGAGGATTCATACAGgggagaaaccgtttagttgctctgagtgtggtaaaagatttagccGTAGGGACAGTCTAAATATCCATATGAGGaatcatacaggagagaaaccatttagttgctctgactGTTGTAAAAGATTTAGTCAAAGGTGcgatctaaatacacatatgaggagtcatacaggagagaaaccgtttaggtGCTCTGAGTGTGATAAAGGATTTAGTCATAGGggcaatctaaatacacataagAGGATTCATACGAGAGAGGAACCGTTTTGTTga